Proteins from a single region of Candidatus Woesearchaeota archaeon:
- a CDS encoding phosphatase PAP2 family protein, translating into MNLLQDAFRDITTLGGFVFTGLLCLILLATEQYELLFQTVLGLFLILVICIIIRLIYYKDRPLKQKHQNIIERIDASSFPSMHTARAIFLPIIFWNHLNNPLLQGLVVILALTVSYSRIYLQKHDWIDLLGGAVLGGIIGIAVVYI; encoded by the coding sequence ATGAATCTTCTTCAAGACGCATTTCGCGACATAACCACCTTAGGAGGATTTGTCTTTACAGGGTTACTCTGTCTCATACTCCTCGCCACAGAGCAATATGAACTTCTCTTTCAAACCGTTTTAGGACTCTTTCTCATTTTAGTTATCTGCATCATAATTCGTCTTATATATTACAAAGATCGGCCACTCAAACAAAAACATCAAAATATCATCGAACGTATCGACGCTTCATCATTTCCAAGCATGCACACTGCTCGTGCCATTTTTCTCCCCATTATCTTTTGGAACCATCTAAACAACCCGCTACTCCAAGGGCTGGTTGTTATACTTGCATTAACCGTATCATATTCTCGGATTTATCTTCAGAAGCATGACTGGATTGATTTATTAGGCGGAGCAGTATTAGGTGGTATTATAGGAATAGCAGTAGTATATATTTAG